A single genomic interval of Eleutherodactylus coqui strain aEleCoq1 chromosome 3, aEleCoq1.hap1, whole genome shotgun sequence harbors:
- the NSUN4 gene encoding 5-methylcytosine rRNA methyltransferase NSUN4 codes for MKFLDGRISSLHSKMAASTRAPVIVRRVGAPVRVFCRYRHKQKWASTVAGSTGPQLALQYFDMNYSVQFGAVWPSVRISLLSEQKYGALINSFSSAELVTRGLRAINATDFLQEARAAPEMSPTSSLACYTFPRTDISRFSPARCGTSGLLGYYLLDAASLLPVLALNARPDHRVLDLCAAPGGKTLALLLEGCRYLVANDASVSRTNRLRRVLQSYVPRELRTEERVRLTSWDGAEWPEEAAYDRVLVDAPCTADRHSLLQEENNIFHRIRRKERQRLPLLQTQLLLSGLRAAVPGGDVVYATCTLSALQNECVVEGALRRAAEEFGIGAEVQDLRCFQEIFKKTFNFQQDCRLGALVMPHLTANYGPLYLCKLRRLH; via the exons ATGAAGTTTCTAGACGGGAGGATTTCGTCGCTGCACAGCAAGATGGCGGCCTCCACACGAGCGCCAGTGATAGTGCGGAGAGTGGGGGCGCCGGTGCGGGTGTTCTGCAGATACCGCCACAAGCAGAAATGG GCCAGCACTGTGGCGGGCTCCACGGGCCCCCAGCTGGCCCTGCAGTACTTCGATATGAATTACAGCGTGCAGTTTGGAGCAGTTTGGCCGTCGGTCCGGATCAGCCTCCTGTCGGAGCAGAAGTATGGCGCCCTCATCAATAGCTTCTCCAGCGCGGAGCTCGTGACCCGTGGCCTGCGCGCCATCAATGCCACCGACTTCCTGCAGGAGGCCCGCGCCGCGCCGGAGATGTCCCCCACCTCCAGCCTCGCCTGTTACACCTTCCCGCGCACCGACATCAGCCGCTTCTCTCCGGCCAG GTGCGGCACGTCGGGGCTGCTGGGATACTACCTGCTGGATGCCGCCTCCCTCCTCCCTGTCCTCGCTCTCAACGCCCGCCCGGATCACCGCGTCCTGGACCTGTGCGCCGCGCCGGGGGGGAAGACGCTGGCACTGCTGCTGGAGGGCTGCA GATACTTGGTCGCCAACGACGCGTCCGTCTCCCGCACCAACCGCCTGCGCCGCGTTCTGCAGTCCTATGTGCCGCGGGAGCTGCGCACAGAGGAGCGGGTGCGGCTCACCTCATGGGACGGCGCCGAGTGGCCGGAGGAGGCCGCCTATGACCGG GTTCTGGTGGACGCGCCGTGCACTGCAGACCGTCACTCCCTGCTGCAGGAGGAGAACAACATCTTCCATCGCATCAGGAGGAAGGAGCGCCAGCGGTTACCGCTGCTGCAGACCCAGCTCTTGCT CTCAGGCCTGCGGGCGGCGGTGCCAGGCGGGGATGTCGTCTATGCCACCTGCACGCTATCGGCGCTGCAGAACGAGTGTGTAGTGGAGGGAGCGCTGCGGCGGGCGGCGGAGGAATTCGGCATCGGTGCGGAGGTCCAGGATCTGCGCTGCTTCCAGGAGATCTTCAAGAAGACGTTCAATTTCCAGCAGGACTGCCGCCTGGGGGCGCTAGTGATGCCGCACCTCACCGCCAACTACGGCCCTCTCTACCTCTGTAAACTGCGGCGACTGCACTGA